A genomic stretch from Mycobacterium cookii includes:
- a CDS encoding PhoH family protein, giving the protein MRTYVLDTSVLLSDPWACSRFAEHEVVVPLVVISELEAKRHHHELGWFARQALRLFDDLRLAHGRLDQPIPVGTQGGTLHVELNHSDPSVLPAGFRTDSNDSRILCCAANLAAEGKRVTLVSKDIPLRVKAGAVGLPADEYHAQDVVTSGWTGMTELETTAEDIDALFADGEVDLASARDLPCHTGIRLLAGSSHALGRVNAHKQVQLVRGDREVFGLRGRSAEQRVALDLLLDESVGIVSLGGKAGTGKSALALCAGLEAVLERRTQRKVVVFRPLYAVGGQELGYLPGSESEKMGPWAQAVFDTLEGLASPAVLEEVLSRGMLEVLPLTHIRGRSLHDSFVIVDEAQSLERNVLLTVLSRLGAGSRVVLTHDVAQRDNLRVGRHDGVAAVVEKLKGHPLFAHITLLRSERSPIAALVTEMLEEISQAPLP; this is encoded by the coding sequence ATCAGGACCTACGTGCTCGACACGTCGGTGTTGTTGTCCGACCCGTGGGCCTGCTCCCGCTTCGCCGAACACGAAGTGGTGGTGCCGTTGGTGGTGATCAGTGAGTTGGAGGCCAAGCGCCACCACCACGAGCTGGGTTGGTTCGCCCGCCAGGCGCTGCGCTTGTTCGACGATCTGCGACTCGCGCACGGACGTCTCGATCAGCCCATTCCTGTTGGGACACAAGGCGGTACGCTGCACGTCGAGCTGAACCACAGCGACCCGTCGGTGCTGCCCGCCGGATTCCGCACCGACTCCAACGACTCGCGCATCCTGTGCTGTGCCGCCAACCTCGCCGCCGAAGGCAAGCGAGTGACGTTGGTGAGCAAGGACATTCCGCTGCGCGTCAAAGCGGGTGCGGTGGGCCTGCCCGCCGACGAATACCACGCGCAGGATGTCGTCACCTCCGGCTGGACCGGGATGACGGAGCTGGAAACCACCGCCGAAGACATCGACGCGTTGTTCGCCGACGGCGAGGTCGACTTGGCGTCGGCGCGAGATCTGCCCTGCCACACCGGCATTCGGCTGCTGGCGGGTAGCTCTCACGCGCTGGGACGGGTCAACGCCCACAAGCAGGTGCAGTTGGTTCGCGGCGATCGCGAAGTGTTCGGACTGCGCGGTCGCTCCGCCGAGCAGCGGGTGGCCCTGGATCTGCTGCTCGACGAGTCGGTCGGCATCGTGTCGCTGGGCGGCAAGGCCGGCACCGGCAAGTCGGCGCTGGCGCTGTGCGCCGGTCTGGAAGCCGTGCTGGAGCGACGCACCCAGCGCAAGGTGGTCGTGTTCCGTCCGCTGTACGCGGTCGGCGGCCAGGAACTGGGCTACCTGCCCGGCAGCGAAAGCGAAAAGATGGGCCCGTGGGCGCAGGCCGTCTTCGACACCCTCGAAGGACTGGCCAGCCCGGCGGTGCTCGAAGAGGTGCTCTCCCGCGGCATGCTCGAGGTGCTGCCGCTGACCCATATCCGCGGCCGGTCGCTGCACGACTCCTTCGTGATCGTCGACGAGGCGCAGTCGCTGGAACGCAACGTGCTGCTGACCGTGCTGTCGCGGCTGGGCGCGGGTTCGCGGGTGGTGCTCACCCACGACGTCGCCCAGCGGGACAACCTGCGGGTGGGTCGTCACGACGGCGTTGCGGCCGTCGTCGAAAAGCTCAAGGGTCACCCGCTGTTCGCACACATCACCCTGCTGCGCAGCGAGCGCTCGCCGATCGCGGCGCTGGTCACCGAGATGCTCGAGGAGATCAGCCAGGCCCCGCTGCCTTAG
- a CDS encoding acyl-ACP desaturase — translation MAQKTVPNALILELEPVVGENLDRHLATEQLWYAHDFVPFEQGENFALLGGRDWDPSQVTLPKTITDACEILLITKDNVAGYHRELVEHFILEDNWAQWLGRWTAEEHLHAIALREYFVVTREVDPTANEQVRFEHVSTKGYRADQYSQVETLVFMAFFERAHAVYCNNLAAEIEEPVLAGLITHIARDEERHEEFFANLVTHCLTFTRDETIAAIAARAAELDVIGADIDAYQDKVRSIAEAGIFGPDQLRRVISDRITAWGVADEPALRHLVIS, via the coding sequence ATGGCACAGAAAACTGTCCCTAATGCGTTGATCCTCGAACTCGAGCCGGTCGTCGGCGAGAATCTCGACCGCCACCTGGCTACCGAGCAACTCTGGTACGCCCACGACTTCGTTCCGTTCGAGCAGGGCGAGAACTTCGCCTTGCTCGGCGGGCGGGACTGGGACCCGTCACAGGTGACGCTCCCGAAAACGATCACCGACGCATGCGAGATCCTGCTCATCACCAAAGACAACGTGGCGGGCTACCACCGGGAACTCGTCGAGCACTTCATCCTCGAGGACAACTGGGCCCAGTGGCTGGGCCGGTGGACCGCCGAGGAACACCTGCACGCGATCGCACTGCGCGAATACTTCGTCGTCACCCGCGAGGTCGACCCGACCGCCAATGAGCAGGTTCGGTTCGAACACGTATCGACCAAGGGTTATCGCGCCGACCAGTACTCCCAGGTTGAGACCCTGGTGTTCATGGCGTTCTTCGAGCGGGCCCATGCGGTGTACTGCAACAACCTCGCCGCCGAGATCGAAGAGCCGGTGCTGGCTGGACTCATCACCCACATCGCTCGCGACGAAGAGCGGCACGAGGAGTTCTTCGCGAACCTCGTAACGCACTGCCTGACCTTCACCCGCGACGAGACGATCGCCGCCATCGCCGCCCGCGCGGCCGAGCTCGACGTCATCGGCGCCGACATCGACGCCTACCAGGACAAGGTTCGAAGCATCGCCGAGGCAGGCATTTTCGGCCCGGACCAACTGCGCCGGGTGATCTCGGACCGCATCACCGCGTGGGGCGTCGCCGACGAACCCGCGCTGCGTCACCTCGTCATCAGCTAG
- the glyA gene encoding serine hydroxymethyltransferase, giving the protein MSASLAEVDPDIAELLGKELGRQRDTLEMIASENFVPRAVLQAQGSVLTNKYAEGLPGRRYYGGCEYVDVVENIARDRAKALFGADFANVQPHSGASANAAVLHALMSPGEHLLGLDLANGGHLTHGMKLNFSGKLYDAGFYGVDSTTHRVDMDAVRAKALEFRPQVIIAGWSAYPRILDFAAFRSIADEVGAKLWVDMAHFAGLVAAGLHPSPVPHADIVSTTVHKTLGGPRSGLIIGKQEYAKSINSAVFPGQQGGPLMHVIAAKAVALKIAGTPEFVDRQQRTLSGARIIAERLSAPDVAKAGVSVVSGGTDVHLVLVDLRDSPLDGQAAEDLLHDVGITVNRNAVPNDPRPPMVTSGLRVGTPALATRGFGDAEFTEVADIIAAALAAGSGADVSALRERVTRLARAFPLYEGLEDWSLI; this is encoded by the coding sequence ATGTCGGCCTCGTTGGCCGAGGTCGACCCCGATATCGCCGAGCTGCTCGGCAAGGAGCTCGGCCGGCAACGCGACACCCTCGAGATGATCGCGTCGGAGAACTTCGTGCCGCGCGCGGTGCTGCAGGCGCAGGGCAGCGTGCTGACCAACAAGTACGCCGAAGGTCTGCCCGGCCGGCGCTACTACGGCGGCTGCGAATACGTCGACGTGGTGGAGAACATCGCCCGCGACCGGGCCAAGGCGCTGTTCGGCGCCGACTTCGCCAACGTGCAACCACATTCGGGCGCCTCGGCCAACGCCGCGGTGCTGCATGCGCTGATGTCGCCGGGGGAGCACCTGCTGGGCCTGGACCTGGCCAACGGCGGACACCTGACCCACGGCATGAAGCTCAACTTCTCCGGCAAGCTCTACGACGCCGGCTTCTACGGTGTCGACTCGACGACGCACCGGGTCGACATGGATGCGGTCCGGGCAAAGGCGCTCGAGTTCCGCCCGCAGGTGATCATCGCCGGCTGGTCGGCCTACCCGCGAATCCTGGACTTCGCGGCGTTCAGGTCGATCGCCGATGAGGTCGGCGCGAAGCTCTGGGTAGACATGGCGCACTTCGCGGGCCTGGTCGCCGCGGGCCTGCACCCGTCCCCGGTACCGCACGCCGACATCGTGTCGACCACCGTGCACAAGACGCTCGGCGGCCCGCGGTCTGGTCTGATCATCGGCAAGCAGGAGTACGCGAAGTCGATCAACTCCGCGGTGTTCCCCGGCCAGCAGGGCGGACCACTCATGCACGTCATCGCCGCCAAGGCGGTCGCGCTGAAGATCGCGGGCACTCCGGAGTTCGTCGACCGGCAGCAGCGCACGTTGTCCGGCGCCCGGATCATCGCCGAACGCCTGTCGGCCCCCGACGTCGCCAAGGCCGGTGTCTCGGTGGTCAGCGGTGGCACCGACGTCCATCTGGTGCTGGTCGACCTGCGCGACTCGCCGCTGGACGGCCAGGCCGCCGAGGACCTCTTGCACGATGTCGGCATCACCGTCAACCGGAACGCGGTACCCAACGACCCGCGCCCGCCGATGGTGACGTCCGGCCTGCGGGTCGGCACTCCGGCGCTGGCCACCCGGGGTTTCGGCGACGCGGAGTTCACTGAGGTCGCCGACATCATCGCCGCCGCATTGGCAGCCGGTAGCGGCGCTGACGTTTCAGCGCTGCGCGAGCGGGTGACGCGACTGGCCCGGGCATTCCCGCTGTACGAGGGCCTGGAGGACTGGTCGCTGATCTGA
- a CDS encoding DUF885 domain-containing protein, producing the protein MEPAALIREYLLLGLRFDRIESGYVDAFTGDPTLRQAVAAEPAPDPADLVRQARRLIDALPDVPRRNGFDDQRADYVGAHLRALECAGRKFAGEQVGFVDEVHDYFDVRISKGDDETYRQAHIRLDEALGGSGPLADRMAAHRRAEEIPPDRLAECIEAFSSALRDRVRAEYPLPDSETVEYQVVTDKPWSGFNYYLGDYRSTVAVNADIKQLTSNLPRLVAHESYPGHHTEHCRKEVGLVNGKGHDEQTIFLVNTPQCLLAEGLADLALYAAIGPRWGRWAADIYADLGLRFDGERAEAVSEASSALAGVRQDAALMLHDEHRDADEVTGFLRHWLLVDDVRAKQMLRFLSSPLWRAYTSTYVEGYRLLRGWLDDRPAGTSVVERFGRLLDEPLIPSTIQSA; encoded by the coding sequence GTGGAACCTGCTGCGCTGATCCGCGAGTACCTCTTACTGGGTTTGCGCTTCGACCGGATCGAATCAGGCTACGTCGACGCCTTCACCGGCGATCCCACGCTGCGCCAGGCGGTGGCCGCCGAGCCCGCGCCCGACCCTGCGGACCTGGTCCGCCAGGCCCGTCGCTTGATCGACGCATTGCCAGATGTGCCGCGCCGCAACGGTTTTGATGATCAGCGCGCCGACTATGTTGGCGCTCATCTGCGCGCACTGGAATGCGCCGGTCGCAAGTTCGCCGGAGAACAGGTCGGTTTCGTCGACGAGGTGCACGACTACTTCGACGTGCGCATCAGCAAGGGCGACGACGAGACATACCGGCAGGCCCACATCCGGCTCGACGAGGCCCTGGGCGGCTCCGGCCCGCTGGCCGACCGGATGGCGGCGCACCGCAGAGCCGAGGAAATCCCGCCCGACCGGCTGGCCGAATGCATCGAGGCGTTCTCCAGCGCGCTGCGCGACCGGGTCCGCGCCGAGTATCCGCTTCCCGACAGCGAAACCGTCGAGTATCAGGTGGTGACCGACAAGCCGTGGTCGGGCTTCAACTACTACCTGGGCGACTACCGCTCCACGGTCGCCGTCAACGCCGACATCAAACAGTTGACGTCGAACCTGCCGCGGCTGGTGGCGCACGAGTCGTATCCGGGTCACCACACCGAGCACTGCCGCAAGGAGGTCGGGCTGGTCAACGGCAAAGGCCACGACGAGCAGACCATCTTCCTGGTGAACACCCCGCAGTGCCTGCTCGCCGAAGGTCTGGCCGACCTGGCGTTGTATGCGGCGATCGGCCCGCGCTGGGGACGCTGGGCCGCCGACATCTACGCCGATCTGGGACTGCGCTTCGACGGCGAACGGGCCGAGGCGGTATCCGAGGCGTCCTCAGCGCTGGCCGGCGTGCGTCAGGACGCGGCATTGATGCTGCATGACGAACACCGCGACGCCGACGAGGTCACGGGCTTCCTGCGGCACTGGCTGCTGGTCGACGACGTTCGCGCGAAGCAGATGCTCCGGTTTCTGTCGTCGCCGCTGTGGCGGGCCTACACCAGCACGTACGTCGAGGGATACCGGTTGTTGCGCGGGTGGCTGGACGATCGGCCGGCCGGGACGAGCGTCGTTGAACGGTTCGGCCGGTTGCTCGACGAGCCGCTGATCCCGTCGACGATCCAGAGCGCGTAG
- the coaA gene encoding type I pantothenate kinase has protein sequence MPRLSEPSPYVEFDRRQWRELRMSTPQPLTEEEVVGLRGLGEQINLLEVEEVYLPLARLLHLQVAARQGLFAATAEFLGEPQQHPDRPVPFIIGVAGSVAVGKSTTARVLQALLARWDHHPRVDLVTTDGFLYPNAELSRRNLMHRKGFPESYDRRALMRFVTSVKSGSDYVCAPVYSHLRYDRVHGAKQVVRHPDILILEGLNVLQTGPTLMVSDLFDFSLYVDARIEDIEQWYVSRFLAMRSTSFANPASHFHHYAGLTDQQANVAARDIWRSINRPNLIENILPTRPRATLVLRKDADHSINRLRLRKL, from the coding sequence ATGCCGCGACTCAGCGAGCCGAGCCCCTATGTGGAGTTCGATCGACGTCAGTGGCGCGAGCTACGTATGTCGACACCGCAGCCGCTGACCGAAGAAGAAGTCGTCGGCTTGCGTGGTCTGGGTGAGCAGATCAACCTGCTCGAGGTCGAAGAGGTCTATCTGCCGCTGGCCCGTCTGCTGCATCTGCAGGTAGCCGCCCGGCAGGGATTGTTCGCCGCCACCGCCGAATTCCTCGGAGAGCCGCAACAACACCCCGACCGACCGGTGCCGTTCATCATCGGGGTGGCCGGCAGCGTCGCCGTGGGTAAGTCGACCACGGCCCGTGTGCTGCAGGCGCTGCTGGCCCGCTGGGACCACCACCCGCGCGTCGATCTGGTCACCACCGACGGTTTCCTCTACCCCAACGCCGAGCTCAGCCGTCGAAACCTGATGCACCGCAAGGGCTTTCCGGAAAGCTATGACCGCCGGGCGTTGATGCGGTTCGTCACGTCGGTCAAGTCGGGCTCGGACTACGTCTGCGCGCCGGTGTATTCCCACTTGCGCTACGACCGGGTGCACGGCGCCAAGCAGGTCGTCCGCCACCCCGACATCCTGATCCTCGAGGGGCTCAACGTATTGCAGACCGGGCCGACCTTGATGGTGTCGGACCTGTTCGACTTCTCGCTCTACGTGGACGCGCGCATCGAAGACATCGAGCAGTGGTACGTCTCCCGATTCCTGGCGATGCGATCGACGTCGTTCGCCAACCCGGCGTCGCACTTTCACCACTATGCGGGGCTGACCGACCAGCAGGCCAACGTCGCCGCGCGCGACATCTGGCGTTCGATCAACCGGCCGAACCTGATCGAGAACATCCTGCCCACCCGGCCGCGCGCCACCCTGGTGCTGCGCAAGGACGCCGATCACTCCATCAACCGGCTGCGGCTCCGCAAACTCTGA
- a CDS encoding KOW domain-containing RNA-binding protein, which produces MAALSALVFSLSWWLGLYLLARNPRKPVLAFSAVGLCSFATAVALDAVRTVTHSVLLGHIEIYLVAVPGVAWFAVLLEIAGAGDTGRSRAGELVAVGGAGALTLVGAALAGTVEGPLRLGHVVMCAVISTSTLGAMVLALRRRAQKIPLVGLIITATLFFALANAILIIPLGVVPSWLALASTSCDVLGLGVAVALWDAFDEGQALRADMLRSFTGTGLVVLLLGGQMLVGLALTAHQPTAQTALTVLLFTSLAVVAAVQVLADPLAGLLDRMVFSRAPVLRAYRATLRRTESALPLRSADPLDDFDDETFARLTRRALGHYGDLSKLVANPLTALPAIDERLAARGAPDQPLERATELKALLADRIAQLKPRDGGDFGTTEQWRHYNALYFPYVVGVRAYAQNATAAGLDPTARQAWQWFVTEVPQRSLHNWQNAAARLIAADLRGRVMVSSD; this is translated from the coding sequence ATGGCTGCGCTTTCGGCGTTGGTGTTTTCGCTGAGCTGGTGGCTGGGGCTGTATCTGTTGGCCCGCAACCCACGCAAGCCGGTGCTCGCCTTCTCCGCGGTCGGCCTGTGCAGTTTCGCCACGGCGGTGGCTCTGGACGCGGTGCGGACCGTGACGCACTCGGTGCTGCTTGGCCACATCGAGATCTACCTCGTCGCTGTCCCAGGGGTCGCCTGGTTCGCGGTGCTCCTCGAGATAGCGGGGGCGGGCGACACCGGGCGGTCACGCGCCGGCGAGCTGGTCGCCGTCGGTGGCGCCGGTGCGCTCACGTTGGTCGGTGCGGCGCTGGCCGGCACGGTCGAAGGGCCGCTGCGGCTCGGCCATGTGGTGATGTGCGCGGTGATCTCGACATCCACGCTGGGCGCGATGGTGTTGGCGCTGCGACGGCGTGCGCAGAAGATCCCACTGGTCGGGCTGATCATCACCGCGACGCTGTTCTTTGCGCTCGCGAACGCGATCCTGATCATTCCGCTGGGCGTGGTGCCGAGTTGGTTGGCGTTGGCGTCGACGAGTTGCGACGTGCTGGGACTCGGTGTGGCAGTGGCGCTGTGGGACGCTTTCGACGAGGGTCAGGCATTGCGCGCCGACATGCTGCGCTCGTTCACCGGGACCGGATTGGTGGTGTTGCTGCTCGGCGGCCAGATGCTGGTCGGTCTCGCATTGACCGCCCATCAGCCCACGGCACAGACCGCGTTGACGGTGCTGCTGTTCACCAGCTTGGCGGTCGTGGCTGCGGTGCAGGTGCTGGCCGACCCACTGGCCGGCCTGCTGGACCGGATGGTGTTCTCGCGGGCACCGGTGCTGCGTGCCTACCGGGCGACGTTGCGGCGCACCGAATCTGCGCTGCCGCTGCGGTCGGCCGATCCGCTCGACGACTTCGACGACGAGACGTTCGCCCGGCTGACCCGCCGCGCGCTGGGCCACTACGGCGACCTGTCCAAGCTGGTCGCCAACCCGTTGACCGCGCTGCCGGCCATCGACGAGCGACTGGCCGCCCGCGGCGCCCCGGACCAGCCGCTGGAGCGGGCGACCGAGCTCAAAGCCCTGCTCGCAGACCGCATCGCGCAACTGAAACCACGCGACGGCGGCGACTTCGGCACCACCGAGCAGTGGCGTCACTACAACGCGCTGTACTTCCCGTACGTCGTCGGCGTCCGGGCTTACGCCCAGAACGCCACCGCAGCCGGCCTCGACCCGACCGCCCGGCAGGCGTGGCAATGGTTCGTCACCGAGGTGCCGCAGCGTTCGCTGCACAACTGGCAGAACGCCGCGGCCCGGCTGATCGCCGCCGATCTGCGCGGCAGGGTGATGGTTTCCAGCGACTAG
- a CDS encoding (2Z,6E)-farnesyl diphosphate synthase, with amino-acid sequence MEIIPPRLKEPLYRVYELRLRQGLAASKSALPRHIAVLCDGNRRWARDAGYDDVSYGYRMGAAKIAEMLRWCQEAGIEMATVYLLSTENLRRDPAELAALIEIITDVVEEICAPANQWSVRTVGDLELIGVEPARRLRDAVQGTAATGNGSFHVNVAVGYGGRQEIADAVRALLAKQLANGVSGEELIEAVTVEAISENLYTSGQPDPDLVIRTSGEQRLSGFLLWQSAYSEMWFTEAHWPAFRRVDFLRALRDYSQRHRRYGV; translated from the coding sequence GTGGAGATCATTCCGCCGCGCTTAAAGGAACCCCTGTATCGGGTTTACGAGTTGCGGCTGCGGCAAGGGCTTGCCGCATCGAAATCCGCGTTGCCGCGTCACATCGCGGTGCTGTGTGACGGTAACCGGCGCTGGGCGCGCGACGCCGGCTACGACGACGTCAGCTACGGCTACCGGATGGGTGCGGCCAAGATCGCCGAGATGCTGCGCTGGTGTCAGGAAGCCGGCATCGAAATGGCAACTGTCTACCTGCTTTCCACCGAGAACCTGCGCCGCGATCCGGCCGAGCTGGCCGCGCTCATCGAGATCATCACCGACGTCGTCGAGGAGATCTGCGCGCCCGCCAACCAGTGGAGTGTGCGCACGGTCGGCGACTTGGAGTTGATTGGCGTCGAGCCTGCGCGACGGCTGCGCGATGCCGTCCAGGGCACCGCCGCAACCGGAAACGGCAGCTTTCATGTCAACGTCGCGGTCGGCTACGGCGGCCGCCAGGAGATCGCCGACGCCGTGCGCGCGCTGCTGGCCAAGCAACTTGCCAACGGCGTCAGCGGCGAGGAATTGATCGAAGCCGTCACCGTCGAGGCGATCTCGGAGAACCTTTACACCTCCGGGCAGCCCGATCCCGATCTGGTCATCCGGACATCGGGGGAGCAGCGGCTGTCCGGATTTCTGCTGTGGCAGAGCGCCTACTCGGAGATGTGGTTCACCGAGGCGCACTGGCCCGCCTTCCGTCGCGTCGACTTCCTGCGGGCGCTGCGGGATTACAGCCAGCGACACCGTCGCTACGGGGTATGA
- the trhA gene encoding PAQR family membrane homeostasis protein TrhA: MSHETDVATKAGRTEAAGAAGGAAEHFVEGVKDTAQALVKPRARGWIHLVSAVVAVAAGASLISVSWPLAGLKAGLATFIYTGAVVGMFTVSATYHRVHWKSATARIWMKRLDHSMIFVLIAGTYTPFALLAMSPQQGTLVLYIVWGGALAGVLLKMCWPTAPRWVGVPLYLILGWVSAFYIAVILHNAGVTAMVLLAVGGTLYSIGGILYALRWPDPWPNTFGYHEFFHACTAVAAICHYIAIWFAVF, encoded by the coding sequence GTGAGTCACGAGACCGACGTGGCCACCAAGGCCGGCCGAACCGAGGCAGCAGGTGCCGCCGGAGGAGCCGCCGAGCACTTCGTCGAAGGAGTCAAGGACACCGCCCAGGCGCTGGTCAAGCCAAGGGCGCGCGGCTGGATTCACCTGGTGTCGGCGGTCGTCGCCGTCGCCGCAGGCGCCTCGCTGATCTCGGTGTCCTGGCCGCTGGCCGGGCTGAAAGCGGGCCTGGCGACCTTCATCTACACCGGCGCGGTGGTCGGCATGTTCACCGTGAGTGCCACGTATCACCGGGTTCACTGGAAATCGGCGACGGCCCGGATATGGATGAAGCGGCTCGATCATTCGATGATCTTCGTGCTGATCGCCGGCACCTACACGCCCTTCGCGCTGCTGGCGATGTCCCCGCAGCAAGGGACGTTGGTGCTCTACATCGTCTGGGGCGGCGCGCTTGCCGGAGTGCTGCTCAAGATGTGCTGGCCGACCGCACCGCGCTGGGTCGGCGTGCCGCTGTACCTGATCCTCGGTTGGGTGTCGGCGTTCTACATCGCGGTGATCCTGCACAACGCCGGGGTTACCGCGATGGTGTTGCTGGCCGTCGGCGGCACCCTGTACAGCATCGGCGGCATTCTCTATGCCCTGCGTTGGCCGGACCCGTGGCCTAACACATTCGGCTATCACGAGTTTTTCCACGCCTGCACTGCGGTGGCCGCGATCTGCCACTACATCGCGATCTGGTTCGCGGTCTTCTAG
- a CDS encoding nuclear transport factor 2 family protein yields MPSAEHITETVNRYISLVAKGTADDIVELYADDATVEDPVGAETHIGRQAIRGFYSTFENMERENELTLLRVAGNEAAFGFRLTVKAGDGGMVIEPIVVMAFNDEGKVAAMKAYWSPENVTQL; encoded by the coding sequence ATGCCCAGCGCTGAGCACATCACCGAGACCGTCAACCGCTACATCAGTCTGGTTGCCAAGGGGACCGCGGACGACATCGTCGAGTTGTACGCCGACGACGCCACCGTGGAGGATCCGGTCGGCGCGGAGACCCACATCGGTCGGCAGGCGATCCGCGGCTTCTACTCCACCTTCGAGAACATGGAACGCGAGAACGAGCTGACGTTGCTCCGCGTGGCGGGCAACGAGGCGGCGTTCGGATTCCGGTTGACGGTGAAGGCGGGCGACGGCGGGATGGTCATCGAGCCGATCGTCGTGATGGCGTTCAACGACGAGGGCAAAGTCGCCGCGATGAAGGCGTACTGGTCGCCGGAGAACGTCACCCAGCTCTAG